A window of Mytilus edulis chromosome 10, xbMytEdul2.2, whole genome shotgun sequence contains these coding sequences:
- the LOC139491660 gene encoding uncharacterized protein, producing MRCRSILVILILVSISDAWLFRRNKSKSSGSGGSNVKRLHHDMNKKGLTKLYNSKVTKVESYSRPLSGFFGKIGIKHTGVVATTKNGGKFLVHKGPGYGKSSSTVVVNAKHMSNKWTKTGEKTASGGKTISDVMKDGFVNKKYGFLPNQKICWGASKNIMKNADRQKRSC from the exons ATGCGCTGCAGAAGTATTTTAGTTATTCTGATACTGGTTTCTATTAGCGATGCGTGGCTTTTCCGTCGTAATAAAAGT AAATCTAGTGGATCAGGAGGATCAAATGTTAAAAGG CTCCACCATGATATGAACAAGAAAGGTCTTACAAAACTGTACAATAGCAAAGTCACGAAAGTTGAAAGTTATTCAAG ACCATTGAGCGGATTTTTTGggaaaattggaataaaacataCTGGAGTTGTAGCTACTACTAAAAATGGTGGCAAGTTTCTGGTCCACAAAGGCCCTGGTTATGGGAAGTCTTCAAGTACAGTCGTCGTCAATGCCAAACATATGTCAAACAA ATGGACAAAAACAGGAGAAAAAACAGCATCTGGTGGAAAAACAATTTCTGATGTCATGAAGGATGGCTTTGTCAACAAAAAGTATGGATTTCTTCCAAACCAAAAAATATGTTGGGGTGCTTCTAAGAATATAATGAAAAATGCGGATCGACAAAAGCGAAGTTGTTAG
- the LOC139491658 gene encoding uncharacterized protein: protein MGWKELFLLLFVNCLHSIVESADCSTQACLTRLYNSNVLSAEYFTRPLGSSSSGSSKPSSGSSSGGWFWRRRSSSRSSRWFGKRDWDYYLHHAGVVVTIDRYVVGRNRWLIHKGSNYGDKWDTVITDAQNMDSRTWTRTKSRGVGACKKIVNDFLRAARIHSDYRLTGPNCQTAANGMWNMIERYC, encoded by the exons ATGGGTTGGAAAGAATTGTTTCTCCTGCTGTTTGTCAATTGTCTTCATTCTATTGTAGAAAGTGCAGATTGTTCTACTCAAGCGTGCTTAACTCGGTTGTACAATTCAAACGTACTAAGTGCTGAATACTTTACCag ACCACTTGGTTCCAGTTCTTCGGGTTCGTCTAAACCGTCATCTGGCTCTTCTAGTGGAGGGTGGTTTTGGCGCCGACGGTCTTCGTCTAGATCTAGCAGGTGGTTTGGGAAGAGAGACTGGGATTATTATCTCCATCATGCAGGTGTAGTAGTCACCATCGATCGATATGTTGTTGGAAGAAATCGTTGGCTAATACATAAAGGAAGTAACTATGGCGATAAATGGGACACCGTTATCACAGACGCACAAAATATGGACAGCAG AACGTGGACTCGAACTAAATCAAGAGGTGTTGGCGCTTGTAAAAAGATAGTGAATGACTTCCTCAGGGCAGCAAGAATACATTCTGATTACAGGTTGACAGGTCCAAACTGTCAAACAGCAGCAAACGGAATGTGGAACATGATTGAAAGATACTGTTAA